The Musa acuminata AAA Group cultivar baxijiao chromosome BXJ1-8, Cavendish_Baxijiao_AAA, whole genome shotgun sequence genomic sequence TTAGCTATTGCTGGTCTTAAGTATTTATTGAGCAACTCTTTGGTCGTCTTCTTCTTTTGGTGTCTGGAACTCAGATTTGATATTCAGACACTGTTTAAGTACTATGGTCTTTACACTTGTAGGCTTGCTTCTAGTTGAATTTTGTTAAGGAGCTCTGGTCCTAAGCAATCTCTTCAATGATTGTTAGTGTCTGTCATGATGTAGGTCTGTTAATGTAGACACTTCCAACATTAGGATTCTGGGTTCTTTAATGCTTTGGCATTTGACACAGCATTCTTGTATGAAGAACAGCTGCATTGTTTATATCAACTCAAGGTGTCAGCATATGAGCATTTTGTGATGTATATTAGGAAACACTTCAATACAATTTATACTACTTGCTGCTGAAATCTAGATACAAAATACAGTTCAAGATGTTAAAATGCCATATCCTTTTCATCTATTCTACTGCTTGACTTTTTCAATATGAAGAACCCTGAGCAATAAACTTTCTGTGAGTCCAATGTTCGCTGGTGACATTAGATTTACAATCTGGAATTGAAAATTTGTGTAACATGTAAGTCTTATTATTTTAGGTTTTCTGGATGAAGTTCATTCAAATACAGCAGAACACCTTGGTATACAAGCAAAATATCCAACTTTTCTGTTTTGCCTATTCTTTGTTGCTATCTGATCTAACTTCTTTGTACCAaccctttttccttttttattgatTGTACTATTAGCTTTGTCACTGTTGTtacaataattattttctttgttttgtgtgtgtgtgtctgtttgGAGGATCACATACATTAGATGTTACAGTCGTTCATACATGTCCATCTTTTGTTTCCATGTATTTCCAGGTTAGACCTAGCGCTATACATTCTTTTGTTACAATATTTTTGATGCTAAATTTCGGCAGCTGCTTCTTTGAAATAATTCGTGTGTCTATTTGTGTTTCTgctagttctttttttttctgctcTTCTTAGTTTATCATGAGATTGTCTAAATAATTTGTATGCATTCTAGGAGGTGCTATTTTATGAGGATGGTGAACCTAAAATTGATGGGGAAGCTGGAGATCTGAAGGTTTATTACTTCTCTGAACTATGAGATGTACTTACTATTTAGAAAATTTTGTCACTTAATGCATCATTTAAATGAGCAGTTCAGGATTCAAACAGCACCACATGAGCGCTTTAGAAGGGAAGGCAATGACCTGCATATGACCGTGACCATCTCACTGGTACTATTCTGTATTCTACTTGCCTCTTTTAATCTATGTTCCTGATTCTATCGATACATCTCTGATTTTTAGATCAAGCCCACTATTTTCTTGATCCTCTCTTTAGAGCTTTTGCTGCTAGTTATTCAAATTTGTGACTGTAGCTCTATGCTTGTGGGTAAAAGGCTTAAATAGTGCCTAATGTTGTTATAAGCACCAATAACTCATAAATTACATGTTGATGACCAATATCAATTTTGttctctccttcttcttcaaCAAATAAGCATGCTTTACCAAATGCATTCAGAAAGACAAATGCATGGCAAAACATGGTCATGAGAAGTAATTTGCTTTAGGGAATGCAGTATGTAAATCTACAGCATGCATAGAAGTATGTAAATGTACAACACGCATACGTTATCTATTTGGTTTCTGGATGTCATTTGTAGTATTACCTTCCATGATTTTCATATGTTGGAGTTGTGATCTTGAGACTCGATCTAAATGTTTTTTCCCCATCATTTGCTCAACCTAGCACAAATATTTAAAGCTGTCATTTCTGGAGTCTAGACTTTGGCATCAAGTGCTTGTCTTTTATTATATTGCTGGTGAAGAAAAACTATTGAAATATCTTCTACCTTGGCTTATATCAACAAACTTTTTTGTCAAACCAAAGAAATTTAAAGGCACATTTAAATGGTGGTGGACCAATAAAGCTTGGTAGCACAAAAGTGTTGATTAGTAGGCCCAATAAAATAGGAGGTACCCATGGATGGCTCAAGAAGACAGGTCATGGCCCGAAGCTACCATTGATGTCATGCATCCCAAATGTTTCCTGTTATAGAGTAATTGTGTTTTATGTATGAGGGTGATAGACATTTGAGAGTGGAGGATTGTGATACCTAGATTGTCTTGGATTATAGGTTTTGATGGGCTTTATAATATAGTTTCTTGGGCTTAAGACATTTTAGCTTACATAGCCAAAGCCCTGTTGCTACTGAGAAATGATTGCTTGGTATTAACTTATTAATTGATAGCCAGAGGTTTGCATGTTTCCTCTTTTTTTCATTCTCTTATTCCAGTCATTTATGTTTTTCAACTTTTGAGTTATATCTAACAAGTTCCTGGATTTCTTTCAGCTTCAAGCTCTTGTAGGTTTTGAGAAAACCATCAAGCATCTTGATGAACATCCGGTGGAGATAGGCACCAAGGTCAGTAAGCACTCACAGTCTTGCTTTCTTCTACAAACTCATCTTCTCTTTCTATCAGTTCACCAAGCAAACAAGTGAAACTCTTCAGGGAATCACAAAGCCTAAAGAGATCAGGAAGTTTAAAGGGGAAGGAATGCCTATTCACATGAGTTCAAAGAAAGGAGATTTATACCTCACATATGAGGTATTGTTTCCCAAGTCACTAACCGAGGATCAGAAGACTAAGATCAAGGCAGTGCTTTCTTGATATCAACACTCGTCACCGTCGGTCTCTCTTTTTGATAGTTACACTCCTCCCACAAGGTGCATCTTGCCTCATAATTCTTTGACAATGAGATGTAGCTTTCGAATTGTACCCTAATCTTTTAGTTCTCGGAATTTTTAGAATGAAGAATATGTTCTCACAGCAAATCATCTCTCGATACAAGAGCTTGATTTCCACTGTTTATTATCTTTCTCCCGTTGTTCTTTTGAAATTTAGTAAAGCAGATAATGATACATCTTTCTCAAGTAGCAGAAGATTTGAGATATTCCCTCTGATGCAATTTTTCTACCGAAACATCGTCCAAAGATCatgaataataattataataatataaatataatttttactgAAGCATAGTCGACAAATGGTTACAGAATTTTCATCCTAGTAGGACATAACTAACAGATGGAGacaagaataagaaaaagaaatatataaaaggAATTTCTCAAATGCAGAAAGATGATTTtccaattaaaaaaaaacattgtCGACGAACGTTCACACAATTGTATCCTTAAAGGAGGGACATAAAAGGTACAGAAAaattgaaaataatatattttaaatataaaataaaaggaaaataaacaGTATCCAGAATGAGGATctccaaaagaagacaaaaaaatttaagaaaataaattaaaattttgcgGGGCGTTGCGAGAATCGAACTCGCGACCTCTCGCACCCgaagcgagaatcataccactagaccaaacGCCCATTTACATATAGGCTGTAAAAAGTAAATTATCTATATATAGATTAGCGAGTGGAACATCTGACCAACACAAAAGATGGATGAATGCAAGACGAACCGTATAACATCCATTGTAACAGGGAAATTAtagcatatatattatatatatatatatataattaaaaagttCTTTATAGTGAACCTTTCTCATTCGGGTTCATGTCATCGTCGCAAAGTCAGAGCATCAGCAACAACAGGAAACAGAGACAAAACACTGCCTAAAAACACCAATATCTACTGATTCAATCAGAGGATGGTGGAGTCGGGAAGCTTTGCTGTCATTTTTAGATCACATACCATAAGAATCATGGATTTTAACCAGCATGAGAAGTGGCAGAAACCTAGCTGGTATATTGATCATGATACACACAGAGACACCAAGGATTACACGAAACCAGAGGTGCTTTACGTACAATCTCTTCTGTATTGATTCTCCTAAGGTCTTGATTGCCAGATTTCTATTGCCTTCTGTAGTCCAGCATGCCAGTGCTGAGGCCAAGGAAGTCTCTGCAGTGGCACTCCATCTGGCTCTTCTGCAATCCAAGACAAAGGCCTCCGAGTTGCTCTCCGCCCCTCTTTTCCGGCACCGGAGGTTCTTGCGGTTGGAAAGGAGGGCTTATACGTAGCTCCAAGTTGAGGTCGGGGGACCACTCCACGCTGCTGCTCTTCTCCTCTTTCTGATCTGGTCCGAAGCCTACGACGACGGGCTTCCTTCGAGAAGGGGTTGTGGTGTCAGAACCATGGCGGTTGACCGGCCGGTGAGTGACGGGATCCACCCCCCTGCACAGCAGCTTCCTCCTGATgtgggtgttccagtagttcttgatctcgttgtccgtcCTCCCGGGTAGTCGCGCAGCTATCAGCGACCACCTGTGATCATCAAGGCGCACACGATCACGGCATGGACGACGACTCTCCGGGGAAGTGCTGAGGGAGGGCGAGACTTACTTGTTCCCGATGAGACTGTGGAGCTTGATGATgagctcgtcctcctcctcggtgAAGTTGCCGCGCTTGAGATCGGGGCGGAGGTAGTTGATCCAGCGAAGGCGGCAGCTCTTGCCGCAGCGGAGGAGGCCCGCGGCCTTGGGCAGGGAGCGCCAGCAGCCCTCGCCGTGGGCTCGGATGTAGGCGACGAGCCGGTCGTCCTCCTCTTTCGTCCACGCCCCCTTGTTGGTGTGAGCCTTTTCGCAGCACGGTGACCTCCCCATGAATcaagcacctctctctctctctctctctctctctctctaaatataCGGAGAATGGCATGGAGATTTATAGGCTTTTGACAGCTGTGGAAGGTCTTGTAGAGGTCGAGTTGGTGGGGAAAAGGTTGGAAGCTTGGCAAGGAGGTGGGGAAGAGGAGTTCGATTCCGAAAGGGACAGGCAAAAGCCACAGTGGGTGTCCCGTTCGATGTTCTTCTGCTTCGTATGAAGTCTTCGTGGATGGGAACAGTATGAGTTTACCACCCTCCTGTAGCATTAAAGGAACATACGGCAGCAACAACAGCAACTTACCTGATCTGATCTGCAATGGGAAGAATCGTTAGGAGTCGGGGAGGAGGGTGTGAGTCTCATCCACATGTGCTACGTATGGCTCGCCTCACCGCAGTTTGGCTCGGTGGGTCGCCCAACAATGGCAACAGTTTGCTTCTCCTCGTGACTGCCACCATTGAGACTCCATAACGCTCCTCGCATAACACCAGTTTGCTGAACTTTCGCTGTCTAGGTTTGATTTTCCAACGTGTCATCAGCACGCAGTCCCATAGCTAACCTTATCCGGATTCGATTCATTCACAAGACGGCATCTCAAGGTTGAAGACGTGTCCGCAAGTAAGTCACCTACACTAAACCTTCTGCATGAACAAGAAATAAGGTGACTTGGAAAGTGGAACACTTTGCTGAGGGACTTGTAACTTTCGGGGATGTTTTGGTTTGTGACATTAGGGTTAGGTAAGGTTGTGttggagctctctctctctctctctctctctctctctctctctctctcttttccacATGGGGTGTTGCCCTGCCGACTGTTGGTCACATCCTTTTGTTGCGTCTCAGAGAGATCAGAAGAGGGTGGGAATGTGCGGCAGTCGAGGTGGGTACGTAAAGCTAGGAATGATGTGGTTGTCATTGCAGAATGGGCTTTGGTTCACCTTCCACTTTCTTCTTCGGCTTCCGTTTGGCCATGTCCTCGTAGTGGAAAGCAGGTGGGAGTtagggaggaggaaggaggaggtaGGTAGGCCATGTTTGGCCCTTTATCCTTCATCTTGAGTTCATCCTCTCTCATATCGGAGCTATATTGGTTCCTTGTCACTGATTCCATTGGTGCAAGCTGCAAAGTTCTTTCTCGGAAGAAGCATTAGGAATGATACAAAATACATGGCTTTCCTTACTCTTATGGATTTGAACCTATATAATAAGATCAAAGTAACGAGGAGCATGAGGTAGTATAAAACTTGGATTTAGTCTCGCATTACAAGTGAGAAAAGATTTAAATGTATTAACTTGATTTAAATCTTTTATAAGGTCACaaagaaattatttataaatctatttttatttctttgttcAGTGTAAAGTGAATGCCCCTTTCTTTGTGATGCATCTAAATGTTGTGAATGGTTCGACAAGATACATAAAAGTCTTCAACGAAATGATCTACAAGATACTTGTGACTTACCTAATACTCCTTTTTATCCTCTACATTGATGCCACTCTTGATTGGATCAGGTAATTACTACAAGAAATCCATTTCAAATagggtattatatatatatatatatatatatatatatatatatatattcttttgttgtgaaatatttatttttatatttgaaatgtcTTTATGATATGATAATGATTTGCAACCTTTCTAGACATGTGGAGGCTAATCAATCTCGAAATGATTAGGTGAGAACTAACATTCTAATATTCCGATAATTGATCAATAGTTATAAAACAAATcttctttatttatttctttccaACTCTTAAAGCTCATTCTGGAACTCTTGAATCTATCTCCGAATATTTTTCTGTCTCATGTCTCATACCAATGAATGCTAACTTAATTGTCAAAAAGGTTAAATTTAGCTATGCTTTATAAGAAAAACATCTTAATTAGTTAGCAAAAATTGTATAACTTTATtgcttaaaaaaaatattcaatctATTCTCACAAAATTATTAGCAAAGATGCTCGACCCTTTGACTTATTATACTCATAATTCAATCAGTTTGATGGATCCACCTCGGTTAAGCAAGGAGGTCAACAAGTATGAACATTCtaactaagaaaaatataattttcatctgaAATATTTTAATCTAGCTATTGTGGAAAGTTATCATTAACGACCTAATCAGCTTGATACCCAAGCTAGATCGAGAGAGGTTTTTCGATCCGATCTTTTTGATATCCAAGCTAGTAACCCGAGAAAAATGAGTGTGATGATGAGCAATAaaaattaattcctcttgcaagTACACTAAAAATAAGCATTTATACTCGATCATAAAAGGGTAAAATATTTtgtataataatttatatgaggTAGCCCTCAAGAATATCTACAAACCTCCACTTAGCCTTTTCTCAATGTGGGTGATACGGGTGGAGATAGCTTGCAACTGCCTTAGATCATTCTCTATATAAATAAACTAATGAGGGGGGTGGGTGTGGGAAACCTCCACACCTCAATAGCAAAGAGAGTTTGAGTTTTTCGACCTTTATATATTGATAGCGACGGGGTCAGAGCGTCGAACCTTTGCCCCTCACACCTTAGCAGTGAGGGGGGTCAAGGCATTTTACCTCTATACCTCGATAACAAGGGTGGTCAGGGTGCCCGACCTCCGTGCCTTGACAACAAGAGGAGCTCGAGTCACCCAAACTCTGCTCCTCATCAGCAAGGGAGGGTGATGGGCTTCGTCTTATGTAAGTTTGGTTTTCTCAACTTATATGTCTTGTACTCATTTTGACTTATATCTTTCACCATGGTAGGTTTTTTTTATACGCTTAGGGCATATTTTTCCTTATGTCTCTTGCTATTGCAAGTTTCTTTTCATGCATGTTGAGTTTTTTTGACATACACCTAAGGCATGTTTTGCCTTGTGCCTCCCACCATGACGAATTTCTTCTCACATTGGTCAAGTTTTCTTGACTCATGTGCCTCAAACATATTTTGCCTTATGCCACCCATCACTATTAGTTTTTTTCTTATGTAGGTTGAGTTTTCTCAACTCATGCATCTCTAGTACATTTTGTCATACATCTCTCATCGCAATAGGTTCCTTCTCACAGAGTTTTGCCAACTCATAAGCTTTAGACATATTTTGCATTGTGTCTTATATTGTGATatgtttctttatattttttgagGTAGTCTCTGCACATCAGACTCTCTTCATTGTCCACTAGCAATACTCAACATCTCAGGCACATCTAGTCCAGTACTAAATTCGGACCACAAACTATGACTATGCCAGGATTATCTCATCCTTCAAGTAATTCAAGTCTCGGTCGCTAgatccctcgccccactcatttcttcatgcgACACTACTgtcgaagcttggtgcaagttgcaaaccaccctggtCAATCGTTCCCGCACTCGCATGTTTAGTCTCCTATCCagtctcatgaagataaaataagagggaagtactgttgctgattatctacacaaTATAAAGATTATCATTGATAACTTGACTTTAATAGGTCATTCCTTTAGTGGTGAAGAAGTTACAGTCCATATCCTCAACGACCTAGGAGACGAATACAAGGAATTGGTAGCAGCAATACAAGCACGTGATTCACCAGTGTCCTTCGAAGAACCCTACGACAAGCTGtctgactttgagatatatctaaagCATGAGGACAAACTGACAGGACCattcatcacagctcaagtcaatcacaaaTCTACGAGGGGCAATCCATATAACAAGACTATCAACAAAAGTTTAACCAAGATGCCTTCTGAACCTATGAGCTTCAACCAAACCATCCCTCCTCTTCATCAACATTCCAATCACAATAATCAAGGTAGCTACTTCAATGATCAGCAGTCGTGACATCCTCAAcacacaaaccaacaaagagttgtttgccaactatgtgataaagtcggtcactctATAAAGGTCTGTCGATCTTAATCCAGACTTCATGCTTAATCACATTgacctcaagcaaatctcacgactactccaaACACTAATTATCATAATTGGATCATGGACTCTGGTGCATCCcaccacatcacctctgatctctaGAACTTGTCAATTTATAACAATTATAGTGGAAATGAGGGCATCATCAttggtgacggtaaaagaattcctattactcatactggttctacACTACTTAATTCACCTACTACAACTTttatactcgatgatgttttatgtgcacctTACATTAAACAAATCTTATTTCCATTTCTTAAttttacaaacaaaataataccttaattgaattctttcctaactcttttttTGTTAagtatttgagcacgggggcatccttggtccaaggtcagaataaggacaatgtttatgaatggccgtcaatTCCACAAAAAAACTAGCCCATTGCTTACTCCTCAAttgcagctccaattgatgtgtggcatcgtcgtctcggtcatccctctctctctatccaaaatgaattactttctcgttatcttCTTCCTACTCTTACAAATAATAGCATTATCACTTATTGTGATACTTGTCTCAATAATAAAAGTGATAGACTTACTTTTGACACTTCCTCCATATCATATTCTaaactatttaaaattatttatactaatattTGGGGCCTTGCTACCGtcacttttttttataaatttagattttatgttatttttgtatacTATTTTGTATGTTACTAAGTATACTTCatcataaatcagaagtttcaataatcttcaccaactttaaaaagctggttgcaaacttctttcagtctacaattaaaacagtctactctaatggtagaggtgaatatcaagcccttacATCCTATCTCTCTGCCTGTGGCATTCAACACTTTaagtcacctccacacactcctcaactagttagcTCTGTTGAacacaaacatcgacatatcgtaGAAgatggtctcacacttctacatcaagcctctaTGTCAGCAACCTTTTGGTCTATAGCCTTTCAAGTtgtcgtctaccttattaatcgtctgTTCACTCCAGTTCTCCAATACCAGtcttcatttgaaaaattattttctaaatccccaaaccttcaaaaacttagaatatttaattatttatgttaTCCGTGGCTACGTCCCTATACCCCACACAAGATAGCGCCAAGATCTAAACCTTacatcttcataggatattctcttgaacataatgcttttcggtgctacgaaccaaaaactcaaaaagtctttatttcatgTCTTGTTGTTTTTGTGAGTTTgtctttccatttcaaaaccatgagtcttCTCTCATGCAGGCTACTCTAACAAATATACATCATTGGAGTATTCCATCAATCCCCTCAAACGAACATCTTCTcacaccatccagtccttttCTTCAAGATTCACACTCTTTTGTTCTCCCGGTTCAATAGCTCCCCACTCCCTCCATTCATTCTCCTTttccttcttcacaagcctcCCCTACTACTGAAGTAATATCCTTAGAAATACAATAAACTTCTTTATCTAGTGTCACTAATATATCTCAGCCTATCCCGACCTTtgtcgatgcctctccaccacccatatCAATAACACAACTTCCagttcctagacatccaatgacaatatGCTCAAAAAGTGGTGTCTTTAAACCATGTCAAGTTCTCGACCTGCATACTATCACTAAATCCTCTCCCGAGACCAGTGAACCCACCATAATTACTCAAGCACAAAAATCTCCTCACTGGTGTaaagctatgtgtgaagaatatgatgctctactccataactccacatggactcttgtaTATTTTTGTCCTACATAAAATATTATCGGGTATAAATGGGTCttccgaattaagcggaaccccgacgggtccgttgctcgatataagcacgattagtagccaaAAAGTTTTATCAACGATATAGAGTTGACTTTATAAAGACTTTTAGTCCTACAGTTAAACCCATAataattcggcttattctaagtttggtcaTCTCCAAAGACTAGCACTTACGACAACTTGACATTAACAATatctttttacaggggactctaactgaagatgtttttatgcagcaaccccttgGCTTTGTTtatcaccagtatccgagacatgtctgtaaattacaaaaagccatttatggactctgtcaagctccaagagcttggtatactgaacttggatcattttttatatcaattggcttcatcaactccaagtttgaTACCTCTTTATTCTTACGATAACAAcatggaaatacaatatatcttctagtacatgtagatgatattattgttatagGCAATGATTCCTTGGAGATTCAGAtatttttaaagcaattggctgatcgattctccctcaaagatttaggaccttAAGTTACTTTCTGAAAATGGAAGTAATATTTATATCCTCAGGTCTCCTCCTCTCacagagaaagtatattcaagacttattagtgAATCACTATGTAGGATGCGAAagaagttgctactcctctctctattagtgaatcacttaaattatgtgatggcagcaCTACCATAGACTCAACTCAATATCGACAAGCATTTGGCttcgtacttggctctcacccgtccagtaaTCTTATTTGCAgtaaataaattatctcaatacatgcaccagccttatgctatgcattggtctacggttaaacgaattttacggtatcttaaagggactcttaatcatggtctctttctctgtaaaaccactcaacttcatctccatgcctttgctgatattgattgggcaggaaactttgatgatagaacctccacatCATGGTATatcatctttcttgggtctaatccaatcagttggagttctaagaagcaaaaataataatgatctgggaagctgaatatcgtgctattgctaccgCTATTGTTGAACTCAATGATCGTTGAACTCAAGTAAAGATAGATAATGCATCATAATCTTGacaaattataatcaaataaagTATCTTTGTACCTTATGTATTTATTCAAAACATAAGTATAAATATGAATAATGCATCTTAACTAAGTGAAATATTTTTTCGCTCTCCACATAAAACATAAACATCAAAATACTTATTACATTATAATTAGGAAAAAAATAATGTCATACGTGATGCATCCACCCAAGACATATGTATTAAAACACTTGATGCATCGCATGTGATAAGTTTGCTTAGGCCATAAACATTAAAATGACTTATGAACCGAGCAAAACTTCCTATGCATCTATCTTAGAGAAAAATATACAGAGCACGTTTCATCTAATTTTTttactatataaatatttatgttgAAAGTGACACCAAATTCGAGATATTCAAATTCTAATTGAATCTTCTCCTCACCAAGAAGGAACCTTTCGGAATCGCTTTCTGATCAGTGTTTGCCACTGTTCCATTCCAACGTTGGTTTGCCCCTTCCTGGACGAGATACGGCTCCGAGAGACCGGAAGGGGCGACGCCACCCCTGCAGGTTTCCATTGGTGACTCACTCCAGGACAGTAACTTGTGTCCGCATAAAGTCTCCATGCGGACGCCCGAGACTTGTACGTCCTCTTCCTCGATCAGAACTGGCTGTTCGAGGCCTTCGGCGGGTCTGCCTTGATATGGCAACCGCAGCCTTGCGTCGACCACCTGATGCTACCGCCGCTGCGAGACCACTTCGCTGACGAGAACGTC encodes the following:
- the LOC103995565 gene encoding myb-related protein Zm38-like is translated as MGRSPCCEKAHTNKGAWTKEEDDRLVAYIRAHGEGCWRSLPKAAGLLRCGKSCRLRWINYLRPDLKRGNFTEEEDELIIKLHSLIGNKWSLIAARLPGRTDNEIKNYWNTHIRRKLLCRGVDPVTHRPVNRHGSDTTTPSRRKPVVVGFGPDQKEEKSSSVEWSPDLNLELRISPPFQPQEPPVPEKRGGEQLGGLCLGLQKSQMECHCRDFLGLSTGMLDYRRQ